A genome region from Pygocentrus nattereri isolate fPygNat1 chromosome 10, fPygNat1.pri, whole genome shotgun sequence includes the following:
- the disp2 gene encoding protein dispatched homolog 2 isoform X2: MDAISVHSERDDAEIKASSTEGPALSEIPKLSLCPPDSEDPESPTDQSTIEQDHINNLSRPPSSSQLYDQVSQSCAYQSPQLKRCPCCSHNQPITGNVCLNQTNAPSHSDCSSNAVKTVHRCSPFHQPMCHNTMQCHWLQGSRDGSNYKPVQHHVVTVRTERLHRIPKSYSQVIVEYPMTVLISCMVVLLIFSLVGILTGPLPDFSDPLLGFEPQGTDIGIRTAAWTKLQESTGPGKALSLTSQQSADKSTARDFTSRAQHHLKHRLRRMLHRDSTENTFFCNAPGDHYAQLVFRSGNSASLWSLKAIYSMCEMERTQLRSDAYFEKLCQVKSETAGSKVKRECCPSWSLGNALALLNNVSSCFSLTVQQVTDSLNLLRYCASYYHDGSLVASCAERSKYGYCTSVPLDCKRSSIIYQILHYLVDKDFLGPQTVEYQVPSLKYSVLFLPVAKGDALMTMYLEHLEGNELTYNNITITGMDLGIKQKLFKFYLSRDSVYPILTVLALLITMALYLKSLLLSVMSLAAVTLSLLTSYFFYKVAFGLRFFPLLNLAAVIILLGSCLNHTFTFTDLWKLQLSHNPPAALEKRMHRVLQEMGYLILVSGLTSSVAFYSGYISSITIVRCFAVYLGSASLINTLFTLVWLPCTVVLQERYAKTTSTFATKTPWKPCCSKIPGGFWDTSSRKRCLFTMGQKIRGLKRGLTDTSNLLFLKFLPCGVVKFRYIWICWFAVLAAGGIYISCVDPGMKLPSSDSRATQLFRSSHPFERYDAEYRHQFMFERLKQGEDEPMTLTLIWGVIPTDDADHFNPKGNGSFAMDPEFNMTSPEAQQWLRELCAKIRNQSFYSPSPAEHEAVEDNACFVEDLIHWVSLRRCSESEDAFSFCCNNISFPYHPNVFEQCLKMMVAEQQAVMRSPRNGGLRFDSHSQVAALVVVFKTSQLYSFNFSRMSHFYTQIVSWFNKEISAAPPGLQKGWFVSQLSLYDLQHCLSSEMLEVAGFSVALTFALLLLTTWNIPLSIYVTVAVGGSVFATVGLLVLLEWQLNSVEALFISAAAGLSVDFVANYCISYCLAPHTDRLGRVAHSLKRMGCPVATGAGAYFCVGIIMLPATALLFRKLGIFLLLVKCVACGFATFFFQSLCCFFGPEKNCGKIIIPCAIERATENMPSSCSAAEPGTANPSANGAFGCGTGSRGRRSFNKEGGGGFLCPNQQRHRHQQAGMRREPEQYELQPLACHLSDSFENSTCTSKLSNRPSVLSDDIEFCGLSPKRDYDRISMEADSEEMSSRHLKGCNPPPALQTSSPYKGNVLRPVVVPPGDPAKERLLCKKCRGQSVAGVKMWNASLSSSSSMDDIMVTETTCNVNKRSLSMDGATTCHPHKRLLSCQSQSSFEGLEDSNETCLSDIEPAVSVPPSTVNEGEIRPGHLNGKRDTLRLSLRETVYDLASPGNGRRRTSQSELPVILPNSKPDMPDVWIKRDGRGEDSS; encoded by the exons TGAGATCCCAAAACTGTCGCTGTGCCCTCCGGACAGTGAGGACCCAGAGTCTCCAACGGATCAGAGCACCATAGAGCAGGACCATATAAACAACCTGTCCAGACCACCATCCTCCTCTCAGCTGTATGACCAAGTGTCACAGAGCTGTGCCTACCAGTCACCTCAACTCAAAAGATGTCCATGCTGCAGCCAcaaccagccaatcacaggcaATGTCTGTCTGAATCAAACGAATGCGCCTTCACATTCTGACTGCTCATCCAACGCTGTCAAGACAGTTCACAGGTGCAGTCCCTTCCACCAGCCTATGTGTCACAACACAATGCAGTGTCATTGGCTGCAGGGATCACGTGATGGCAGTAACTACAAGCCTGTTCAGCATCATGTGGTGACAGTCAG GACTGAGAGACTCCACAGGATTCCAAAAAG CTACTCCCAGGTCATAGTGGAATACCCAATGACCGTGCTTATCTCATGTATGGTAGTGCTCCTCATCTTTTCCCTGGTAGGGATTTTGACTGGTCCCTTGCCAGACTTCTCTGACCCTTTATTA GGATTTGAACCCCAAGGAACAGACATCGGGATTCGAACGGCAGCATGGACAAAGCTGCAGGAAAGTACTGGGCCCGGGAAAGCGCTATCTCTGACTTCTCAGCAATCTGCAGACAAGAGCACAGCACG AGATTTCACTAGTAGAGCTCAGCATCACTTAAAACATCGTTTAAGAAGAATGCTGCACAGAGACTCTACCGAGAACACGTTTTTCTGCAATGCTCCAG GAGATCATTATGCCCAGCTGGTCTTCCGCTCAGGAAACTCTGCCAGTCTCTGGAGTCTGAAGGCAATCTACTCCATGTGTGAGATGGAACGGACCCAG TTACGCTCAGATGCCTATTTTGAAAAACTCTGCCAGGTCAAATCAGAGACTGCTGGCTCCAAAGTTAAGAGAGAATGCTGTCCAAGCTGGTCTCTGGGAAACGCCTTGGCTCTTCTCAACAATGTCTCATCTTGCTTCAGTCTTACAGTGCAGCAAGTGACAGACAGTTTAAATTTGCTCAGATACTGTGCTTCTTACTACCATGATGGAAGCTTGGTTGCATCTTGTGCAGAAAGAAGCAAATATGGCTACTGTACATCTGTCCCACTCGACTGCAAGCGCTCAAGCATCATCTATCAGATTCTACATTACCTGGTAGATAAAGATTTCCTCGGGCCCCAGACTGTTGAATACCAAGTTCCATCCCTAAAATACAGCGTTCTGTTTCTACCAGTGGCGAAAGGAGATGCGTTAATGACGATGTATTTGGAACATCTAGAGGGCAATGAGCTCACATACAACAACATCACTATAACAGGGATGGACCTTGGGATTAAGCAAAAGCTTTTCAAGTTTTACCTCTCACGAGATTCTGTCTACCCAATTCTAACAGTCCTCGCGCTGCTGATTACAATGGCCTTATATCTTAAGTCACTCCTTTTGTCAGTTATGTCACTGGCTGCGGTCACACTGTCACTTTTAACATCTTATTTCTTTTACAAAGTAGCGTTTGGTTTAAGATTTTTTCCACTCCTCAATCTTGCAGCAGTTATTATCCTTTTGGGAAGTTGCTTAAATCACACGTTCACATTTACTGACTTATGGAAGTTACAACTGAGCCATAATCCTCCAGCTGCACTAGAAAAGAGAATGCACCGGGTCTTGCAGGAAATGGGGTACTTGATATTGGTATCCGGCCTAACATCTAGTGTTGCATTCTACTCAGGCTACATAAGCAGCATCACAATTGTAAGGTGTTTTGCTGTGTACCTTGGTAGTGCCTCTTTAATCAACACACTGTTCACTCTTGTATGGCTTCCCTGCACTGTTGTTTTGCAAGAGCGTTATGCGAAAACAACTTCAACTTTCGCTACTAAGACACCATGGAAGCCATGCTGTTCAAAAATTCCAGGAGGCTTCTGGGACACAAGTTCAAGGAAGCGGTGCCTTTTCACAATGGGACAGAAAATTCGAGGTCTTAAACGAGGTCTCACTGACACATCAAATTTGCTTTTCTTAAAATTCCTGCCCTGTGGTGTTGTCAAGTTTCGATACATATGGATCTGCTGGTTTGCAGTGCTGGCTGCAGGAGGAATTTATATATCATGTGTGGACCCTGGAATGAAACTGCCATCTTCAGACAGTAGGGCAACGCAACTGTTCCGCTCCAGTCATCCTTTCGAGAGATATGATGCAGAATACCGCCACCAGTTCATGTTTGAGCGATTGAAACAAGGAGAGGATGAGCCTATGACCCTGACTCTCATCTGGGGCGTCATCCCAACTGATGACGCTGATCATTTCAATCCAAAAGGCAATGGCTCCTTTGCCATGGATCCAGAATTCAATATGACTAGTCCTGAAGCTCAACAGTGGTTGCGAGAGCTgtgtgcaaaaatcagaaacCAGAGTTTTTATTCGCCATCACCAGCAGAACATGAAGCAGTGGAAGACAATGCCTGTTTTGTAGAAGATTTGATTCACTGGGTGTCTTTACGCCGCTGTTCCGAGAGTGAGGATGCATTCAGTTTCTGCTGCAACAATATTTCTTTCCCGTACCATCCAAATGTTTTTGAGCAGTGTCTCAAAATGATGGTAGCAGAACAGCAGGCAGTGATGCGTTCACCCAGAAATGGAGGTCTTCGATTTGATTCACACAGTCAAGTTGCTGCCCTTGTTGTAGTATTCAAGACCTCACAGCTTTACAGCTTTAACTTTAGCAGAATGTCACATTTCTACACTCAGATTGTATCCTGGTTTAATAAAGAAATTTCAGCAGCTCCACCCGGACTCCAGAAAGGATGGTTCGTGAGCCAATTATCATTGTATGACCTCCAGCATTGTCTAAGCTCAGAGATGTTGGAGGTTGCAGGCTTTTCAGTAGCACTTACATTCGCATTGCTTTTGCTTACCACATGGAATATACCTCTAAGCATTTATGTGACTGTTGCTGTGGGAGGTAGTGTTTTTGCTACTGTTGGCCTGCTTGTGCTTCTAGAATGGCAATTGAATAGTGTGGAAGCACTGTTTATTTCAGCTGCTGCAGGACTCTCTGTTGACTTTGTAGCTAATTACTGCATTTCCTACTGTCTGGCCCCACACACCGACAGACTGGGCAGGGTAGCACATTCCTTGAAGAGAATGGGTTGTCCAGTAGCCACAGGCGCTGGAGCCTATTTTTGTGTGGGGATCATCATGTTACCTGCAACTGCACTGCTTTTCAGAAAGCTAGGAATTTTTCTCCTTCTTGTGAAGTGTGTGGCATGTGGATTTgccacttttttctttcagtcgCTCTGCTGCTTCTTTGGTCCTGAAAAGAATTGTGGGAAAATAATTATACCATGTGCAATTGAGCGAGCCACTGAAAATATGCCGTCTTCATGCTCAGCTGCTGAACCTGGAACTGCCAATCCTTCAGCCAATGGGGCATTCGGCTGTGGCACAGGATCACGGGGCAGAAGGAGTTTCAACAAAGAAGGTGGCGGAGGATTCCTGTGCCCAAATCAGCAGCGTCACAGGCACCAGCAGGCAGGGATGAGGAGGGAGCCAGAGCAGTATGAGCTGCAACCACTAGCCTGTCATCTAAGCGACAGCTTTGAAAATAGCACTTGCACCAGCAAGCTGTCCAACAGGCCTTCTGTCCTTTCGGATGACATAGAGTTCTGTGGTCTCAGTCCAAAGCGAGATTACGACAGGATTAGTATGGAAGCTGACAGTGAGGAGATGAGTAGCAGGCACCTCAAAGGGTGCAACCCTCCGCCAGCACTCCAGACCTCCTCCCCCTACAAGGGGAACGTATTGCGACCTGTAGTGGTTCCTCCAGGTGATCCTGCAAAGGAGAGGCTTTTGTGCAAGAAATGTCGTGGTCAGTCTGTTGCCGGAGTTAAGATGTGGAACGCTTCCTTGTCATCATCCTCCAGCATGGATGATATCATGGTCACCGAGACTACGTGTAATGTCAATAAGAGATCGCTGTCTATGGATGGCGCAACTACATGTCATCCACACAAACGACTTTTGTCATGTCAGTCGCAAAGTTCCTTTGAAGGACTTGAAGATTCTAATGAAACGTGCTTAAGTGACATTGAGCCCGCCGTCTCAGTCCCTCCATCCACTGTGAATGAGGGAGAAATACGACCAGGTCACCTCAATGGCAAGAGAGATACTCTGCGTCTGTCCCTGAGGGAAACGGTTTATGACCTTGCTTCCCCAGGGAATGGCAGGAGGCGGACAAGCCAAAGTGAGCTGCCCGTGATACTGCCGAACAGCAAACCCGATATGCCGGATGTATGGATCAAGAGGGATGGGAGAGGTGAGGACAGCAGCTGA
- the disp2 gene encoding protein dispatched homolog 2 isoform X1: MDAISVHSERDDAEIKASSTEGPALSEIPKLSLCPPDSEDPESPTDQSTIEQDHINNLSRPPSSSQLYDQVSQSCAYQSPQLKRCPCCSHNQPITGNVCLNQTNAPSHSDCSSNAVKTVHRCSPFHQPMCHNTMQCHWLQGSRDGSNYKPVQHHVVTVRTERLHRIPKSYSQVIVEYPMTVLISCMVVLLIFSLVGILTGPLPDFSDPLLGFEPQGTDIGIRTAAWTKLQESTGPGKALSLTSQQSADKSTARDFTSRAQHHLKHRLRRMLHRDSTENTFFCNAPGDHYAQLVFRSGNSASLWSLKAIYSMCEMERTQVHQRLRSDAYFEKLCQVKSETAGSKVKRECCPSWSLGNALALLNNVSSCFSLTVQQVTDSLNLLRYCASYYHDGSLVASCAERSKYGYCTSVPLDCKRSSIIYQILHYLVDKDFLGPQTVEYQVPSLKYSVLFLPVAKGDALMTMYLEHLEGNELTYNNITITGMDLGIKQKLFKFYLSRDSVYPILTVLALLITMALYLKSLLLSVMSLAAVTLSLLTSYFFYKVAFGLRFFPLLNLAAVIILLGSCLNHTFTFTDLWKLQLSHNPPAALEKRMHRVLQEMGYLILVSGLTSSVAFYSGYISSITIVRCFAVYLGSASLINTLFTLVWLPCTVVLQERYAKTTSTFATKTPWKPCCSKIPGGFWDTSSRKRCLFTMGQKIRGLKRGLTDTSNLLFLKFLPCGVVKFRYIWICWFAVLAAGGIYISCVDPGMKLPSSDSRATQLFRSSHPFERYDAEYRHQFMFERLKQGEDEPMTLTLIWGVIPTDDADHFNPKGNGSFAMDPEFNMTSPEAQQWLRELCAKIRNQSFYSPSPAEHEAVEDNACFVEDLIHWVSLRRCSESEDAFSFCCNNISFPYHPNVFEQCLKMMVAEQQAVMRSPRNGGLRFDSHSQVAALVVVFKTSQLYSFNFSRMSHFYTQIVSWFNKEISAAPPGLQKGWFVSQLSLYDLQHCLSSEMLEVAGFSVALTFALLLLTTWNIPLSIYVTVAVGGSVFATVGLLVLLEWQLNSVEALFISAAAGLSVDFVANYCISYCLAPHTDRLGRVAHSLKRMGCPVATGAGAYFCVGIIMLPATALLFRKLGIFLLLVKCVACGFATFFFQSLCCFFGPEKNCGKIIIPCAIERATENMPSSCSAAEPGTANPSANGAFGCGTGSRGRRSFNKEGGGGFLCPNQQRHRHQQAGMRREPEQYELQPLACHLSDSFENSTCTSKLSNRPSVLSDDIEFCGLSPKRDYDRISMEADSEEMSSRHLKGCNPPPALQTSSPYKGNVLRPVVVPPGDPAKERLLCKKCRGQSVAGVKMWNASLSSSSSMDDIMVTETTCNVNKRSLSMDGATTCHPHKRLLSCQSQSSFEGLEDSNETCLSDIEPAVSVPPSTVNEGEIRPGHLNGKRDTLRLSLRETVYDLASPGNGRRRTSQSELPVILPNSKPDMPDVWIKRDGRGEDSS; encoded by the exons TGAGATCCCAAAACTGTCGCTGTGCCCTCCGGACAGTGAGGACCCAGAGTCTCCAACGGATCAGAGCACCATAGAGCAGGACCATATAAACAACCTGTCCAGACCACCATCCTCCTCTCAGCTGTATGACCAAGTGTCACAGAGCTGTGCCTACCAGTCACCTCAACTCAAAAGATGTCCATGCTGCAGCCAcaaccagccaatcacaggcaATGTCTGTCTGAATCAAACGAATGCGCCTTCACATTCTGACTGCTCATCCAACGCTGTCAAGACAGTTCACAGGTGCAGTCCCTTCCACCAGCCTATGTGTCACAACACAATGCAGTGTCATTGGCTGCAGGGATCACGTGATGGCAGTAACTACAAGCCTGTTCAGCATCATGTGGTGACAGTCAG GACTGAGAGACTCCACAGGATTCCAAAAAG CTACTCCCAGGTCATAGTGGAATACCCAATGACCGTGCTTATCTCATGTATGGTAGTGCTCCTCATCTTTTCCCTGGTAGGGATTTTGACTGGTCCCTTGCCAGACTTCTCTGACCCTTTATTA GGATTTGAACCCCAAGGAACAGACATCGGGATTCGAACGGCAGCATGGACAAAGCTGCAGGAAAGTACTGGGCCCGGGAAAGCGCTATCTCTGACTTCTCAGCAATCTGCAGACAAGAGCACAGCACG AGATTTCACTAGTAGAGCTCAGCATCACTTAAAACATCGTTTAAGAAGAATGCTGCACAGAGACTCTACCGAGAACACGTTTTTCTGCAATGCTCCAG GAGATCATTATGCCCAGCTGGTCTTCCGCTCAGGAAACTCTGCCAGTCTCTGGAGTCTGAAGGCAATCTACTCCATGTGTGAGATGGAACGGACCCAGGTACACCAAAGG TTACGCTCAGATGCCTATTTTGAAAAACTCTGCCAGGTCAAATCAGAGACTGCTGGCTCCAAAGTTAAGAGAGAATGCTGTCCAAGCTGGTCTCTGGGAAACGCCTTGGCTCTTCTCAACAATGTCTCATCTTGCTTCAGTCTTACAGTGCAGCAAGTGACAGACAGTTTAAATTTGCTCAGATACTGTGCTTCTTACTACCATGATGGAAGCTTGGTTGCATCTTGTGCAGAAAGAAGCAAATATGGCTACTGTACATCTGTCCCACTCGACTGCAAGCGCTCAAGCATCATCTATCAGATTCTACATTACCTGGTAGATAAAGATTTCCTCGGGCCCCAGACTGTTGAATACCAAGTTCCATCCCTAAAATACAGCGTTCTGTTTCTACCAGTGGCGAAAGGAGATGCGTTAATGACGATGTATTTGGAACATCTAGAGGGCAATGAGCTCACATACAACAACATCACTATAACAGGGATGGACCTTGGGATTAAGCAAAAGCTTTTCAAGTTTTACCTCTCACGAGATTCTGTCTACCCAATTCTAACAGTCCTCGCGCTGCTGATTACAATGGCCTTATATCTTAAGTCACTCCTTTTGTCAGTTATGTCACTGGCTGCGGTCACACTGTCACTTTTAACATCTTATTTCTTTTACAAAGTAGCGTTTGGTTTAAGATTTTTTCCACTCCTCAATCTTGCAGCAGTTATTATCCTTTTGGGAAGTTGCTTAAATCACACGTTCACATTTACTGACTTATGGAAGTTACAACTGAGCCATAATCCTCCAGCTGCACTAGAAAAGAGAATGCACCGGGTCTTGCAGGAAATGGGGTACTTGATATTGGTATCCGGCCTAACATCTAGTGTTGCATTCTACTCAGGCTACATAAGCAGCATCACAATTGTAAGGTGTTTTGCTGTGTACCTTGGTAGTGCCTCTTTAATCAACACACTGTTCACTCTTGTATGGCTTCCCTGCACTGTTGTTTTGCAAGAGCGTTATGCGAAAACAACTTCAACTTTCGCTACTAAGACACCATGGAAGCCATGCTGTTCAAAAATTCCAGGAGGCTTCTGGGACACAAGTTCAAGGAAGCGGTGCCTTTTCACAATGGGACAGAAAATTCGAGGTCTTAAACGAGGTCTCACTGACACATCAAATTTGCTTTTCTTAAAATTCCTGCCCTGTGGTGTTGTCAAGTTTCGATACATATGGATCTGCTGGTTTGCAGTGCTGGCTGCAGGAGGAATTTATATATCATGTGTGGACCCTGGAATGAAACTGCCATCTTCAGACAGTAGGGCAACGCAACTGTTCCGCTCCAGTCATCCTTTCGAGAGATATGATGCAGAATACCGCCACCAGTTCATGTTTGAGCGATTGAAACAAGGAGAGGATGAGCCTATGACCCTGACTCTCATCTGGGGCGTCATCCCAACTGATGACGCTGATCATTTCAATCCAAAAGGCAATGGCTCCTTTGCCATGGATCCAGAATTCAATATGACTAGTCCTGAAGCTCAACAGTGGTTGCGAGAGCTgtgtgcaaaaatcagaaacCAGAGTTTTTATTCGCCATCACCAGCAGAACATGAAGCAGTGGAAGACAATGCCTGTTTTGTAGAAGATTTGATTCACTGGGTGTCTTTACGCCGCTGTTCCGAGAGTGAGGATGCATTCAGTTTCTGCTGCAACAATATTTCTTTCCCGTACCATCCAAATGTTTTTGAGCAGTGTCTCAAAATGATGGTAGCAGAACAGCAGGCAGTGATGCGTTCACCCAGAAATGGAGGTCTTCGATTTGATTCACACAGTCAAGTTGCTGCCCTTGTTGTAGTATTCAAGACCTCACAGCTTTACAGCTTTAACTTTAGCAGAATGTCACATTTCTACACTCAGATTGTATCCTGGTTTAATAAAGAAATTTCAGCAGCTCCACCCGGACTCCAGAAAGGATGGTTCGTGAGCCAATTATCATTGTATGACCTCCAGCATTGTCTAAGCTCAGAGATGTTGGAGGTTGCAGGCTTTTCAGTAGCACTTACATTCGCATTGCTTTTGCTTACCACATGGAATATACCTCTAAGCATTTATGTGACTGTTGCTGTGGGAGGTAGTGTTTTTGCTACTGTTGGCCTGCTTGTGCTTCTAGAATGGCAATTGAATAGTGTGGAAGCACTGTTTATTTCAGCTGCTGCAGGACTCTCTGTTGACTTTGTAGCTAATTACTGCATTTCCTACTGTCTGGCCCCACACACCGACAGACTGGGCAGGGTAGCACATTCCTTGAAGAGAATGGGTTGTCCAGTAGCCACAGGCGCTGGAGCCTATTTTTGTGTGGGGATCATCATGTTACCTGCAACTGCACTGCTTTTCAGAAAGCTAGGAATTTTTCTCCTTCTTGTGAAGTGTGTGGCATGTGGATTTgccacttttttctttcagtcgCTCTGCTGCTTCTTTGGTCCTGAAAAGAATTGTGGGAAAATAATTATACCATGTGCAATTGAGCGAGCCACTGAAAATATGCCGTCTTCATGCTCAGCTGCTGAACCTGGAACTGCCAATCCTTCAGCCAATGGGGCATTCGGCTGTGGCACAGGATCACGGGGCAGAAGGAGTTTCAACAAAGAAGGTGGCGGAGGATTCCTGTGCCCAAATCAGCAGCGTCACAGGCACCAGCAGGCAGGGATGAGGAGGGAGCCAGAGCAGTATGAGCTGCAACCACTAGCCTGTCATCTAAGCGACAGCTTTGAAAATAGCACTTGCACCAGCAAGCTGTCCAACAGGCCTTCTGTCCTTTCGGATGACATAGAGTTCTGTGGTCTCAGTCCAAAGCGAGATTACGACAGGATTAGTATGGAAGCTGACAGTGAGGAGATGAGTAGCAGGCACCTCAAAGGGTGCAACCCTCCGCCAGCACTCCAGACCTCCTCCCCCTACAAGGGGAACGTATTGCGACCTGTAGTGGTTCCTCCAGGTGATCCTGCAAAGGAGAGGCTTTTGTGCAAGAAATGTCGTGGTCAGTCTGTTGCCGGAGTTAAGATGTGGAACGCTTCCTTGTCATCATCCTCCAGCATGGATGATATCATGGTCACCGAGACTACGTGTAATGTCAATAAGAGATCGCTGTCTATGGATGGCGCAACTACATGTCATCCACACAAACGACTTTTGTCATGTCAGTCGCAAAGTTCCTTTGAAGGACTTGAAGATTCTAATGAAACGTGCTTAAGTGACATTGAGCCCGCCGTCTCAGTCCCTCCATCCACTGTGAATGAGGGAGAAATACGACCAGGTCACCTCAATGGCAAGAGAGATACTCTGCGTCTGTCCCTGAGGGAAACGGTTTATGACCTTGCTTCCCCAGGGAATGGCAGGAGGCGGACAAGCCAAAGTGAGCTGCCCGTGATACTGCCGAACAGCAAACCCGATATGCCGGATGTATGGATCAAGAGGGATGGGAGAGGTGAGGACAGCAGCTGA